The DNA sequence ATCTCTCTTGATTCAGCTTGTTCATCCTCACAAGAAGTTTGCAGTTTTCCAATTGTCAGTTCTAGCAGAGATTGAATGAAATAAACATGATGTTAATAGCAGCATTAATTCAGAggtatgaaaaagaaaatgatttttataCCGGAAATTTCGGAGCAGAATTCAGGAAATGGTGCTTCAAATGGTGACACAGGACTTGGAGGCACCTCAGTGTGGTTGTCCTGGATTTACATGaattaaaattgctaaaaactgagcaaatgaaaattttgaaaaatattcatCTGATCATATTACTTGCCTTCACAGTACCATGATTCATGACAACTGATGGTTCAGCAAAAATAGGATTTAGAGATTTAATCACAATTCTTGAAGCTGGTTTTTTCTTACTGAAAAACCTTCTTTTGAGTGTGAGATTTTGTTTCAAGTTTGACACCTTGCCTTTGATACTGAAACCATCTTTCTTGCACTTCCTGACTTTCGGAGAATTTTGTTCAGATAATTCTTGCCTTTTATCAATGCGAAAATGGCCAGTAGTAGCTGGAGAAGAATATGACCTTACAAGGTTGACTCCTGAATTAATCTCCATTTTACATCCAAAAGAACAAGATTTTGATTCATCAATAGATCTCTTTTCTTCCCGGCTTCTCAATTTAGTTGTTGTTTTGGAGAATTCAGTCAGATGACTGACTGAATTCCGAGCATTTCCTTGATTTGCCAACACATTCTTTAGTCGATCATTTATGAGTTTTCTTGTATCAATGTTAATGAATTCTGAAGAATCCAATGCACTATCCATTTTCCTCGTCACActttctttgatttgttttgctATATGTCGAGCAATATTTGTCGTGTCATTTGAGTTCTCACAGATTCCTCTAGCGGTAGATGCGTTTCTCGTCTGCCCTTGAATTTCAAGCCTGATCCTTTCTTTCACTTCTTGAAGAAAATTCTCCATGTTACCTTTTTCTTCGATGTTCTCACTGTTAGTAACAGCTAAATATCGGTCTTTTCTGTGTCTCATCTCCTGCTCAACATTTGATCGGAAATGTTTATTAGTATGAACTTCACATTGAAATGGAACTCTTTGTTGATCATCAAACATCTTGTTCCGTGTTGAAGGACGAATTCTAGATTTCATCAGTTCATCGGGGACAGAAATTCTCTTAGATTCCCTGTATCTGACCATTTTCATCCTGTTAAGATTTTCTTGTGCTATGCTTTGGTTATCTTTGAGCAAGAGAAGGTTGCGATCTAAAGACTTCGATGCTTTCCATGCCTGAAATTCTTTCTTAAATCTCTGAAGTAACTCTTCTTGGGGATGTTCTCGATAATGTGGTTTTGTCGTTTTCATGCTATTGTTGGACTGGTCTGAATCAAGTGTGCTGTGAACAGGAGCTAATGATCTTAGTGATGTATCACGAGTCGATGAAATCAGTTTCTTGTCAAATGATACTTCTGAGAAACTAAAGTTTTTATCAGATGACAATGTGTCTATGCCCATTAAACGGGCGACAACACTCGGAGCATTTCTTCTGTTCTGCATTCTGTTCGACATGTCACTGTTTGTTGCTGACTTCTTCATTTTAGGTTGATTAGGACAATTGATAGATTTCGATGACTGCCGCTTTACCTGACAAAATTACTAATTTTCAAAGCATGGGTGATAAATACTAGTGAGCATTCTATAGcttgacataaaaaaaacttttaactgAATCAATCAAAGAGCAGGTAGGGAAACCAAGGACTATCAGAAGAATGTAAAAATTCGAAAATCACATAGACTGTTATGATTTGATATAACTACAAAGCCACTAGACCGTTATGATGTTCgataatcaacaaaaattagcaTTAAAGTTTCCAATTTGATCAGTCAAGAAACTCTAACAAGACGTAGATTTTCATCACAATGAACAAGGCGTTGCTGGTTTTTGTTTGCATCACAAAAATGTTAACACATAGAATTGAATTGCTCACCGGAATATCTTCATGATGTGTATGATAAATCTGAGATGATTTGGTTGGAAATTCCAAGCTATTCCTCGGAGCTTCAAGGCCTACAATGAAGTCAGAATACCATGTGTAAATGTCCAATtgtacatgaaaaaaaaaattctgtagTAATTTTCTGCAactaaaacattttaatttaagAGACAAATGTAATGGTCAACTAGATCATTCGGTCTGGTTCTCACCGTCATTGTGTCTCTTATGTCCAAACAACTTTCTCGATGTGCTAGCTTGATTGAAGTCGAAAAATTGCAACATACCTCCAATGGATTCTGGAGCTTCTTCACCAACAATGAGATTGATTAGCCACAGTGGTTGATATCTGTGCTTGGTTGATTGAACTTTTTgacaatcagaaaaaaaaaatgacacaaTCAAAATATAGTATAAACAAAACGTAACTGACACAAATATCCATCAGCAAACTTTTACTTGATTTCAATtcacatcatgaaaaaaataatgccaaaatcaactttttttctctttttccacaaACAAATAGGAAAAAATCTCAACAGGACACACACCAAAAAATTAATGTGAAGAAAAATCGATAGGTGTGGAATGCAAAATAAATCTCTATATATAACATTCAGCAAGAATAAAAAGAGGTGGCAACATTACCAAACAAAAGTTCCAacaggattaaaaaaaaacaaaaacaaaaacaaaaacaacgaTGATAATTAATCCAACTCCATTGCTCACATTGAAATCCATAATGGAAGCTAATCAGCCACAAAAATACCAAATATCAATAGCAgtcccataaaaaaaaaaacagagagagatTTCAACATTACAAAACACAAGTTACTGAAAAACTCTAAATtgataatcaaacaaaataaacaacaatgaCAAGGTCATATGCCCTTAAACATACAAAATCTTAATAACAATTCACTAAAGAAAAAGAGGGATTTTAACATTACAAAACACATgctccaaaaaaataaaaacccccAAAATAATCATTAATCGAATTCCATTACTCACACTAAAATTCATAATCGAAGCTAATCAACCACAAATTGTGAGAAAAATGAACTCCTAAACATACCAAAATCTCAATAATGTTAAACCCTAAATTGACAATCAACCAAAGTAAATCAATAGCATTCACCCAAAAATAAGAGATCTTGCAACATTACAAAACACaagctccaaaaaaaaaaaaccctaaaaatgaTAATTACCAAACTCCACTCCTCAAACTaaaattcccaaaacaaaaagcTAGTCAACAACAATGGCACCATCATGAACACTTAAACATACCAAATCTCAATAAAACTAACCAAGaaaaagagacattccaaaattacaaaacccaaactcctcacaaaaccctaaattgaCAATCAACCAAATCTAATAAAACCCACAATGTCAAGGTCATAAGCTCTTAAACACaccaaaataaaaaccctaaaataatTACCAACCAAAAGCTCCATTACTCACACTAAAATCCACAATCCCAGCTAATCAACCACAATATCAACATCAAAAACATCTAAACAtgcaaaaaaatctccaaaaaaaaaagaaagaaagaaagaaagccaTTGGCTTACCACAAGTGGAGCAACCCAAGAGCAATCCCTGCAAAGAGATGGAGAGAAGTTATGGAGGAGAAAGGTTGTCCTCCATGGAAAAGCAATGCTTTCTGGACCCATTGATGGTGAAAAGCAAGCTTAGAAAAAGCTCCCTTGTTCTCTCCTACCATTAATTTCACCAttgtttctagggtttcttctcacaaagaatgaatttttaaatttttattaaattgtttgGAATTACAGGTCAGGACAACAAGGCCGTTGGTTGGCAGTTGCTTTTTGAGCACGTGGGCCTTCCCCCATTTGGCGCCCTTTTTTTTCCCAAGCCTTTGTCTGTGTACTCAACCAACGTTTGGGGTCAACACCAACttggttttaattattttattttattttatatttaacaaatagTCGACAAGCCcactctattaaaaaaaaaaaatgaagtggGTTGTTCGTTTCGGGAAGGACCAGAGATCGAACTTCATGTCTTatgcaaggtgagggcacgtgagTCGGCGTTAAACCTTActccccacacgtgcacgtcTCTTGGTTCTGGTGCTTGTCgcctttttcaaaataataataataataataataataataataataataataataataatcaagatgTGCAAAAACGTGGAGAGCAACTGCAAGCTTGACCAGTACCTATGCCATGACCTTAGGTGAACCAGTACCTATGCCCTGACCTTAGGTGTGCTTTGAGGTTCGATTTTTAATTCTTCCCGAAATAAACACCTTATTCAAAGGACCCTGTACTAATAAGTAAAGCGGTTGttggttaatatttttttttagagaaaattgATAATTAGCTACATTCTCCATGTTTATGGGAAGTCAGAAATATGCATAGATATGGAGAGCAACTGCAAGCTTAACTGGTACTTATGCTTTTACCTTGTATGGGTTTTGGGGTTTTATTTTGGGTCTTTTCCGAAATAAACATCTTACGCAAGGGACTCTGCACTAATAAGCCAAATGACTTttggttaattatttattttaaagaaaattattaatagcCCTCTATTTAAGGAAAGTCAGGAACATGCATAAACATGAAGTGCAGCCACAAACTTAATCAACACTTATGTTGTTACCTCTGCATGGGCTTTGGAATTCGATCTCAGGTTCTCCTTAAAATAAACACCCTATACAAAGAATCTGGTTCTACTAAACTAAGCCACTgttggtaaatttttttattttaacaaaacttACTTATgaactccatatatatattcatcataattaattaatttatttttaatttttaatttttattaaatttttatttttcatttgtttgatctgtgcttttaatattttaatagaatatTAAAATTACTGGAGTAAGAGTTAGACAAGGAGTATGCGTGAAAAGATAAAGAGGATAATATAGGagtattattgtaattttaatttaatttggtcTTAGATTAGCATgtcatttgttttaaattatttatttttaatttttttatgccaaaccatcaatcaattatttttaatattgaaaaaatattaaaaacacatGATGCATTGTAACTGATGTGATAGATGCACTTAAagtaaaaagttttatttttaaacatttaattttaattaatactaattaatttaatatttagtcaTTATAAAAGAGATTCCTTTAacccattatttaaaaaatatttttctcacgATGTACtctgaaaatttataaaaaaaaaaatatttttctttaaaaaactcatatatttacctttttaatttaaaatgaatcATGCAATACCTATTCTATCAGTGCTCAtatgaacaaaatttttaaattctaaaaatagctattttttaaaaaattaagatgagtgcaattataaaacttattaatgttttatttaaataatacacCTAAAATGGTCTACAATGATATTCATATACTTTGTCTTTGAATATAGTTATTAATgccaatattaaataaaaataaacatcttaACTAAGATACTTGCACTAAATAGCATTATCATCATACATACAACATTACATTTTTCTAATTTGTTCTATTACTTCAAAAACTATATTAGAAGACCATTCTGATTTATTATCATCAACTAAATAAATTATAGCTATGAAATAGaatattttaatcaatcaataattcaattttattaaaaaaattacattttgtCAGTAAGCTTTTTGAAAGTATGAATTTTaaccataaatttaaaaattatggaaaatattttaaaacctaATCAGACTGAtttgattaaagaaaaattttctaaaaattccCTGTAtattttcattaggattagatagcccctttgacttttgttttgagtttttagtgtttatttttaaaatttattcctttttaatctttttattcatAATAGTTTAATAGAATGCTGAAAATACCTTCACACCTACAATAAAGAAAGaggtaaaaataattaattttaaattaaaattaaaaatttttaaaaccagAGATGTTTTAAAGATTTAATAaattcaagaga is a window from the Dioscorea cayenensis subsp. rotundata cultivar TDr96_F1 chromosome 2, TDr96_F1_v2_PseudoChromosome.rev07_lg8_w22 25.fasta, whole genome shotgun sequence genome containing:
- the LOC120271283 gene encoding uncharacterized protein LOC120271283; protein product: MLQFFDFNQASTSRKLFGHKRHNDGLEAPRNSLEFPTKSSQIYHTHHEDIPVKRQSSKSINCPNQPKMKKSATNSDMSNRMQNRRNAPSVVARLMGIDTLSSDKNFSFSEVSFDKKLISSTRDTSLRSLAPVHSTLDSDQSNNSMKTTKPHYREHPQEELLQRFKKEFQAWKASKSLDRNLLLLKDNQSIAQENLNRMKMVRYRESKRISVPDELMKSRIRPSTRNKMFDDQQRVPFQCEVHTNKHFRSNVEQEMRHRKDRYLAVTNSENIEEKGNMENFLQEVKERIRLEIQGQTRNASTARGICENSNDTTNIARHIAKQIKESVTRKMDSALDSSEFINIDTRKLINDRLKNVLANQGNARNSVSHLTEFSKTTTKLRSREEKRSIDESKSCSFGCKMEINSGVNLVRSYSSPATTGHFRIDKRQELSEQNSPKVRKCKKDGFSIKGKVSNLKQNLTLKRRFFSKKKPASRIVIKSLNPIFAEPSVVMNHGTVKDNHTEVPPSPVSPFEAPFPEFCSEISELTIGKLQTSCEDEQAESREIQSTLLDWDEKEEVKCSRNGREIGMKHNILFDLMNEMIHSCKVPESEMKTRTALNENNNSIDCMVAFHLKLTSWSGSSLKAVDFVGSEMELLIFGELIDELVCEFFL